The following coding sequences lie in one Kitasatospora azatica KCTC 9699 genomic window:
- a CDS encoding tyrosine-type recombinase/integrase, giving the protein MQCSEDRGRVYRRCGCRDGIRRQLGAHCPRLASDPDHGTWTYAVDVPWPDTRRHTVRRGGYPNEDAARTDLHRFLDGQAYGYTPDPRQTLGDYLIAWLAAQELRLKPTTLARYRAYVHQDLIPALGRILLDDLAYEHIDHYARAQLKAGRGRVTVHRILATLSSALGAAVLRHRLGHNPAKPAVVPRPPTPERRIWTPDEAVRFLDYTHEHDPLLARLVELIINTGMRKGEALGLHWDDVHLDDSVLFVRYTLSSVDNRYAVLTAPKTPSSLTWIAINKRARRALEDQADQHFLGLAVPAHGYVFQHHGRPLDPTHVLRRFHKLCDKAGVPRIGVHDLRHLATTLALDGGVPFVIVSKTLRHRTLSTTANIYSHLTRQAAREAVDAIARLLDSAELALHAAQRADRPRNLIEQFRDHLTDRRRRSRREHAGHAPVPL; this is encoded by the coding sequence ATGCAATGCTCCGAGGATCGCGGCCGGGTGTACCGGCGCTGCGGCTGCCGCGACGGCATCCGCCGGCAGCTCGGCGCGCACTGCCCGCGCCTGGCATCCGACCCCGACCACGGCACCTGGACCTACGCCGTGGACGTCCCCTGGCCCGACACCCGCCGCCACACCGTCCGCCGCGGCGGCTACCCCAACGAGGACGCCGCCCGCACCGACCTGCACCGCTTCCTCGACGGCCAGGCCTACGGATACACCCCCGACCCCCGCCAGACCCTCGGCGACTACCTGATCGCCTGGCTCGCCGCCCAGGAACTGCGACTCAAGCCCACCACCCTCGCCCGCTACCGCGCCTACGTCCACCAGGACCTCATCCCCGCCCTCGGCCGCATCCTTCTGGACGACCTCGCCTACGAGCACATCGACCACTACGCCCGCGCCCAGCTCAAGGCAGGCCGAGGCCGCGTCACCGTCCATCGCATCCTCGCCACGCTCTCCAGCGCCCTCGGCGCCGCCGTCCTGCGCCACCGCCTGGGCCACAACCCCGCCAAGCCCGCCGTCGTCCCCCGCCCGCCCACGCCCGAACGCCGGATCTGGACCCCCGACGAAGCCGTCCGCTTCCTCGACTACACCCACGAGCACGACCCGCTGCTCGCCCGCCTCGTCGAACTCATCATCAACACCGGTATGCGCAAGGGCGAAGCCCTCGGCCTGCACTGGGACGACGTCCACCTCGACGACAGTGTCCTGTTCGTCCGCTACACCCTCTCCAGCGTCGACAACCGCTACGCCGTCCTGACCGCCCCCAAGACCCCCAGCAGCCTCACCTGGATCGCCATCAACAAGCGCGCCCGCCGAGCCCTCGAAGACCAGGCCGACCAGCACTTCCTCGGCCTCGCCGTCCCCGCCCACGGCTACGTCTTCCAACACCACGGCCGCCCGCTCGACCCGACCCACGTCCTCAGACGCTTCCACAAACTCTGCGACAAGGCCGGCGTCCCCCGCATCGGCGTCCACGACCTGCGCCACCTGGCCACCACCCTCGCCCTCGACGGCGGCGTCCCGTTCGTGATCGTCTCCAAGACGCTACGCCACCGCACCCTGTCGACCACCGCGAACATCTACAGCCACCTCACCCGCCAAGCCGCCCGCGAAGCCGTCGACGCCATCGCCCGGCTCCTCGACTCCGCGGAACTGGCCCTCCATGCCGCCCAACGCGCCGATCGGCCACGGAATCTGATCGAGCAGTTCCGCGACCACCTCACCGACCGCCGGCGCCGCAGCCGGCGCGAACACGCAGGCCACGCCCCCGTCCCGCTGTGA
- a CDS encoding MFS transporter has translation MFADLTPLRSSPHYRRIWFGQGVSSIGQQMTAVAVSVQVYALTRSTFATGLVGLCSLLPLVGFGLYGGAIADSVDRRKLGLIGAAGLAAVSAILAAQALLGLHQVAVLYVAVALQGGFFAISSPARSSMIPRLLPAEQLPAANALNTISMNLGMTVGPMLGGLLIGAYGSQSAYLVDTAAFAAVLYAMWRLPTMLPANGTGRRASVLDGLRFLREQPNLRTSFLADLAAMIFGLPRSLFPALAVGFYGGDARTVGLLVAAPAVGALVGALFSGWISRVHRHGLAVLIAVAAWGLSIAAFGLTSGHLWLGLALLAVAGCADTVSMIFRNTMMQVAAPDEMRGRLQGIFIVVVAGGPRLGDFESGSVAALSTPLVSVLTGGLACVAIVLLLAARRPAFLRYDNRHPTP, from the coding sequence ATGTTCGCGGACCTGACCCCGCTGCGCTCCAGCCCGCACTACCGGCGGATCTGGTTCGGACAGGGCGTCTCCTCGATCGGCCAGCAGATGACCGCCGTCGCGGTCTCCGTCCAGGTCTACGCGCTCACCCGGTCCACCTTCGCCACCGGCCTGGTCGGCCTCTGCTCGCTGCTCCCGCTGGTCGGCTTCGGCCTGTACGGCGGCGCCATCGCCGACTCCGTCGACCGGCGCAAGCTCGGCCTGATCGGCGCCGCCGGCCTCGCCGCGGTCTCCGCGATCCTGGCCGCCCAGGCGCTGCTCGGCCTGCACCAGGTCGCCGTGCTGTACGTCGCCGTCGCACTGCAGGGCGGCTTCTTCGCGATCTCCTCGCCGGCCCGCTCCTCGATGATCCCGCGCCTGCTGCCCGCCGAGCAGCTACCGGCCGCCAACGCGCTCAACACCATCAGCATGAACCTGGGCATGACGGTCGGTCCGATGCTCGGCGGCCTGCTGATCGGCGCCTACGGCAGCCAGTCCGCCTACCTGGTCGACACCGCCGCCTTCGCCGCCGTCCTGTACGCGATGTGGCGCCTGCCCACGATGCTCCCCGCCAACGGGACCGGCCGGCGCGCCTCGGTGCTCGACGGCCTGCGGTTCCTGCGCGAGCAGCCCAACCTGCGCACCAGCTTCCTGGCCGACCTGGCCGCGATGATCTTCGGCCTGCCGCGCTCGCTCTTCCCCGCCCTCGCCGTCGGCTTCTACGGCGGCGACGCCCGCACCGTCGGCCTGCTGGTCGCCGCCCCCGCCGTCGGCGCCCTGGTCGGCGCCCTGTTCAGCGGCTGGATCTCCCGGGTCCACCGGCACGGCCTCGCCGTCCTGATCGCCGTCGCCGCCTGGGGCCTGTCCATCGCCGCCTTCGGCCTCACCTCGGGCCACCTCTGGCTCGGCCTCGCCCTGCTCGCCGTGGCCGGCTGCGCGGACACCGTGTCCATGATCTTCCGCAACACGATGATGCAGGTCGCCGCCCCCGACGAGATGCGCGGCCGACTCCAGGGCATCTTCATCGTGGTCGTCGCCGGCGGCCCCCGCCTGGGCGACTTCGAGTCCGGCAGCGTCGCCGCCCTGAGCACCCCCCTGGTCTCCGTCCTCACCGGCGGCCTCGCCTGCGTCGCCATCGTCCTCCTCCTCGCCGCCCGCCGCCCCGCCTTCCTCCGCTACGACAACCGCCACCCCACCCCGTGA
- a CDS encoding DUF1684 domain-containing protein: MTADAEEWKRWTDARTATVSAPHGMLALTGTYWLDAESVEIPGIPGRWSAGSDAVRVVAAAADGLRAGDAVVDGELLLHPDTYSRAGVVSYGDTLLVPIEREGELAVRVFDPEAESRASFAGISVFPYAPEWSVAAVFTPFEDGEQAVTVPNADGRERSLAVAGRLAFHLAGEPCTLTVGRGRRGLSGVIADATSGSETYRFRFITLPAPDADGRTVLDLNRAYLPPCAFADHFICPFPPPGNRLPLAVRAGEKAVLRR, encoded by the coding sequence ATGACCGCCGACGCCGAGGAATGGAAGCGTTGGACCGACGCCCGCACCGCGACGGTGAGCGCCCCGCACGGCATGCTCGCACTCACCGGCACGTACTGGCTGGACGCCGAGTCGGTGGAGATACCCGGCATCCCAGGCCGATGGTCCGCCGGGTCGGACGCGGTGCGGGTGGTCGCCGCCGCGGCCGACGGTCTGCGGGCCGGTGACGCCGTGGTCGACGGCGAGCTGCTGCTCCACCCCGACACGTACTCCCGGGCAGGGGTGGTGAGCTACGGGGACACGCTGCTGGTCCCGATCGAGCGCGAGGGCGAGCTCGCCGTGCGGGTCTTCGACCCCGAGGCCGAGAGCCGGGCGAGCTTCGCGGGCATCTCCGTCTTCCCGTACGCGCCCGAGTGGTCGGTCGCCGCCGTCTTCACCCCCTTCGAGGACGGCGAGCAGGCCGTCACCGTCCCGAACGCGGACGGCCGCGAACGGTCCCTGGCGGTGGCCGGCCGGCTCGCCTTCCACCTGGCAGGCGAGCCCTGCACGCTCACCGTGGGCCGTGGGCGCCGGGGCCTCAGCGGCGTGATCGCCGACGCCACCAGCGGCTCGGAGACCTACCGGTTCCGCTTCATCACGCTGCCCGCCCCCGACGCCGACGGTCGCACCGTGCTGGACCTGAACCGCGCGTACCTGCCGCCGTGCGCCTTCGCCGACCACTTCATCTGCCCGTTCCCGCCGCCGGGCAACCGCCTGCCGCTCGCGGTGCGGGCGGGCGAGAAGGCGGTGCTGCGGCGCTGA
- a CDS encoding acyl-CoA thioesterase, producing the protein MGTPVDQLVDLLDLEQIELNIFRGRSPEESLQRTFGGQVAGQALVAAGRTVDGDRPVHSLHAYFLRPGVPGVPIVYQVDRIRDGRSFTTRRVLGIQQGRSIFALTADFHVPEPGGIEHQEAMPAVPDPEELPSALDEVGSRLGELPPFISRRQPFDIRYVERLRWTQEELSGVQPRSGVWLRTNGALPDDPLIHVCALTYASDMTLLDSVRAPVEPLWGRRNFDMASLDHAMWFHRPFRADDWLLYQQESPIAHGARGLARGQIFDRSGQLVVSVVQEGLFRPLREH; encoded by the coding sequence ATGGGAACGCCCGTCGACCAGCTCGTCGACCTGCTGGATCTGGAACAGATCGAGCTCAACATCTTCCGGGGCCGCAGCCCCGAGGAGTCGCTCCAGCGCACGTTCGGCGGCCAGGTCGCCGGGCAGGCGCTGGTCGCCGCAGGCCGCACCGTGGACGGCGACCGTCCCGTGCACTCGCTGCACGCCTACTTCCTGCGCCCCGGTGTCCCCGGCGTGCCGATCGTCTACCAGGTCGACCGGATCCGCGACGGCCGCTCCTTCACCACCCGCCGGGTGCTCGGCATCCAGCAGGGCCGCAGCATCTTCGCGCTGACCGCCGACTTCCACGTCCCGGAGCCCGGCGGCATCGAGCACCAGGAGGCGATGCCCGCCGTCCCCGACCCCGAGGAGCTGCCCAGCGCCTTGGACGAGGTCGGCAGCCGACTCGGCGAATTGCCGCCGTTCATCAGCCGCCGTCAGCCGTTCGACATCCGCTATGTCGAGCGGCTGCGGTGGACCCAGGAGGAGCTGTCCGGCGTGCAGCCGCGCAGCGGTGTCTGGCTGCGGACCAACGGCGCGCTGCCCGACGACCCGCTGATCCACGTCTGCGCGCTGACCTACGCCAGCGACATGACCCTGCTGGACTCGGTCCGGGCCCCCGTCGAGCCGCTCTGGGGCCGGCGCAACTTCGACATGGCCTCGCTCGACCACGCGATGTGGTTCCACCGTCCGTTCCGCGCCGACGACTGGCTGCTCTACCAGCAGGAGTCGCCGATCGCGCACGGCGCCCGCGGCCTGGCGCGCGGTCAGATCTTCGACCGGAGCGGCCAGTTGGTGGTGTCTGTCGTGCAGGAGGGTCTGTTCCGACCGCTGCGGGAGCACTGA
- a CDS encoding ribokinase, whose amino-acid sequence MSTDISSVDSASVDIVVVGSVNLDQLIEVVALPRPGETVQGGPVARLGGGKGANQAVAAARLGRSVALVGAVGTDQDSAGLRQELAAEGIDITRLAAVPGPPGQAVVLVDQQAENCIVVSPGANAAVGPPTVEAAARELAAAAVVVAQLEIPLPAVLAAARLARGTFVLNPAPAVALPPELWPLVDVLVPNRTELARLAGVPEVLDVAHAARLAAALPCPRVVVTLGAAGALVCEGAAYELIAAPPARAVDTTGAGDTFCGALAVALAEGRPLGAAARFAVRAAALSVERTGARTAMPSRAALERRTG is encoded by the coding sequence GTGAGTACTGACATCAGCAGCGTGGACAGCGCCAGCGTGGACATCGTGGTGGTGGGCAGCGTCAATCTCGACCAGCTGATCGAGGTGGTGGCGCTGCCGAGGCCGGGGGAGACGGTTCAGGGCGGTCCGGTCGCCCGGCTCGGCGGCGGCAAGGGCGCCAACCAGGCCGTGGCGGCGGCCCGCCTCGGCCGCTCGGTGGCGCTGGTCGGCGCGGTCGGGACGGACCAGGACAGCGCCGGACTGCGCCAGGAGCTCGCCGCCGAGGGCATCGACATCACCCGGCTCGCCGCCGTCCCCGGGCCGCCCGGTCAGGCGGTGGTGCTGGTCGACCAGCAGGCGGAGAACTGCATCGTGGTGTCACCCGGCGCCAACGCCGCGGTCGGGCCGCCGACCGTCGAGGCGGCCGCCCGGGAGCTGGCGGCGGCCGCCGTGGTGGTCGCGCAGCTGGAGATCCCGCTGCCCGCGGTGCTGGCGGCGGCCCGGCTGGCACGCGGGACCTTCGTGCTCAACCCGGCGCCCGCGGTCGCGCTGCCGCCGGAGCTCTGGCCACTGGTCGACGTCCTGGTGCCCAACCGGACCGAGCTGGCCCGGCTCGCCGGGGTGCCCGAGGTGCTGGACGTGGCGCACGCGGCCCGGCTCGCGGCCGCGCTGCCCTGCCCGCGGGTGGTGGTCACCCTGGGCGCCGCCGGTGCGCTGGTGTGCGAAGGGGCGGCGTACGAGCTGATCGCCGCGCCGCCCGCCCGCGCCGTCGACACCACCGGAGCCGGCGACACCTTCTGCGGCGCGCTGGCGGTCGCGCTGGCCGAGGGACGCCCGCTCGGCGCGGCGGCCCGGTTCGCGGTCCGGGCCGCCGCGCTGAGCGTCGAGCGGACCGGCGCGCGCACCGCGATGCCGAGTCGGGCGGCGCTGGAGCGGCGTACGGGGTGA
- a CDS encoding transglycosylase family protein, translating into MRHRIALLPCTALLLCGAATLLALPAQAAPATPPSPVSDATWERVADCESDGDWAADTGNGYYGGLQIWPPTWKEAGGLAYAARPDLATRRQQITVAQEILRQQGWPAWAACARDLGLLR; encoded by the coding sequence ATGCGACACCGAATAGCCCTGCTGCCCTGCACAGCCCTGCTGCTCTGCGGCGCCGCGACCCTGCTCGCACTGCCCGCCCAGGCCGCGCCGGCCACCCCGCCGAGCCCCGTTTCCGACGCCACCTGGGAGCGGGTCGCCGACTGCGAGAGCGACGGTGACTGGGCCGCCGACACCGGCAACGGCTACTACGGCGGGCTGCAGATCTGGCCGCCGACCTGGAAGGAGGCGGGCGGACTGGCGTACGCGGCGCGCCCCGACCTGGCCACTCGGCGCCAGCAGATCACCGTGGCCCAGGAGATCCTCCGCCAGCAGGGCTGGCCGGCCTGGGCGGCCTGTGCGCGGGACTTGGGGCTGCTGCGGTGA
- a CDS encoding transglycosylase family protein: MTFRNENTATTAATAAPKKRNWVRMAVLGGAAAALPVAGLVTATTASAASTATWDAVAQCESTGDWSINTGNGFYGGLQFTSSTWAAYGGTQYAPQANLATKGQQIAIAEKVLADQGPGAWPVCSVKAGLTAGGAPAAVDTSSSASSATKQSAPVQQATPKAAAQPAAAPKTSAPAQDAKPATPKPVQKPAAPKSTQSTGGSTYTVKSGDTLSAIAAAHGTNWQSLYQHNVQVVGGNPDLILPGQVLSV; encoded by the coding sequence ATGACTTTCCGTAACGAGAACACCGCCACCACCGCTGCCACCGCCGCCCCGAAGAAGCGCAACTGGGTCCGGATGGCCGTTCTGGGTGGCGCTGCCGCCGCCCTCCCGGTGGCCGGCCTCGTCACGGCCACCACGGCCTCCGCCGCCTCCACCGCCACCTGGGACGCGGTCGCCCAGTGCGAGAGCACCGGCGACTGGAGCATCAACACCGGCAACGGCTTCTACGGCGGCCTGCAGTTCACCTCCTCCACCTGGGCCGCGTACGGCGGCACCCAGTACGCCCCGCAGGCCAACCTGGCCACCAAGGGCCAGCAGATCGCGATCGCCGAGAAGGTGCTCGCCGACCAGGGCCCCGGCGCCTGGCCGGTCTGCTCCGTCAAGGCGGGCCTGACCGCCGGTGGCGCGCCGGCCGCGGTGGACACCTCGTCCTCCGCGAGCTCCGCCACCAAGCAGAGCGCCCCGGTCCAGCAGGCCACCCCCAAGGCCGCCGCCCAGCCGGCCGCCGCCCCGAAGACCAGCGCCCCGGCGCAGGACGCCAAGCCGGCCACGCCGAAGCCCGTCCAGAAGCCGGCCGCGCCGAAGAGCACCCAGTCCACCGGTGGCAGCACCTACACCGTCAAGAGCGGTGACACGCTGAGCGCCATCGCCGCCGCCCACGGCACCAACTGGCAGAGCCTGTACCAGCACAACGTGCAGGTCGTCGGTGGCAACCCCGACCTGATCCTGCCCGGCCAGGTGCTCTCCGTCTGA
- the der gene encoding ribosome biogenesis GTPase Der, which yields MSNEHLATHGELDDSEYAEFMELAAEEGFEGEDLDLENGGHIPLPVLAVVGRPNVGKSTLVNRIIGRREAVVEDKPGVTRDRVSYEATWNGRRFKVVDTGGWEIDVLGIDAMVAAQAELGIETADAVLFVVDATVGATDTDEALIKLIRRAGKPTVLCANKVDGPSTEAEAAYLWSLGLGEPYPVSALHGRGSGDLLDAVMAALPEAPPQTFGMAVGGPRRVALIGRPNVGKSSLLNKVAGEERVVVNELAGTTRDPVDELIELGGKTWKFIDTAGIRRRVHLTSGADFYASLRTSAALDKAEVAVILIDSSEPLAEQDTRIISMAVEAGRAVVVAYNKWDQMDEERRYYLEREIEQDLVQVQWAPRVNVSALTGRHMEKLVPAIETALAGWETRISTAKLNAFLGELVAAHPHPIRGGKQPRILFGTQAGTKPPRFVLFASGFLEAGYRRFVERRLREEFGFVGTPISISVRVREKRKRK from the coding sequence ATGAGCAACGAGCACCTCGCCACCCACGGCGAGCTGGACGACTCCGAGTACGCGGAGTTCATGGAGCTGGCCGCGGAGGAGGGCTTCGAGGGCGAGGACCTCGACCTCGAGAACGGCGGCCACATCCCGCTGCCCGTGCTGGCCGTCGTCGGCCGCCCCAATGTCGGCAAGTCGACCCTGGTCAACCGGATCATCGGCCGCCGCGAGGCGGTCGTCGAGGACAAGCCCGGCGTGACCCGTGACCGGGTGAGCTACGAGGCGACCTGGAACGGCCGCCGCTTCAAGGTGGTCGACACCGGCGGCTGGGAGATCGACGTCCTCGGCATCGACGCGATGGTCGCCGCGCAGGCCGAACTCGGCATCGAGACCGCCGACGCGGTGCTCTTCGTGGTGGACGCCACGGTCGGCGCCACCGACACCGACGAGGCCCTGATCAAGCTGATCCGCCGGGCCGGCAAGCCGACCGTGCTCTGCGCCAACAAGGTCGACGGCCCGTCCACCGAGGCGGAGGCCGCCTACCTCTGGTCGCTCGGCCTGGGTGAGCCCTACCCCGTCTCCGCGCTGCACGGCCGCGGCTCCGGCGACCTGCTGGACGCCGTGATGGCCGCGCTGCCCGAGGCGCCGCCGCAGACCTTCGGCATGGCGGTGGGCGGTCCGCGCCGGGTGGCGCTGATCGGCCGTCCCAACGTCGGCAAGTCCAGCCTGCTCAACAAGGTGGCCGGCGAGGAGCGGGTGGTCGTCAACGAGCTGGCCGGCACTACCCGCGACCCGGTCGACGAGCTGATCGAACTGGGCGGCAAGACCTGGAAGTTCATCGACACCGCCGGTATCCGCCGCCGGGTCCACCTGACCTCCGGTGCCGACTTCTACGCCTCGCTGCGCACCTCCGCCGCGCTGGACAAGGCCGAGGTCGCGGTCATCCTGATCGACTCCAGCGAGCCGCTCGCCGAGCAGGACACCCGGATCATCTCGATGGCCGTCGAGGCCGGGCGCGCGGTCGTCGTCGCGTACAACAAGTGGGACCAGATGGACGAGGAGCGCCGCTACTACCTGGAGCGCGAGATCGAGCAGGATCTCGTCCAGGTGCAGTGGGCGCCCCGGGTCAACGTCTCGGCGCTGACCGGCCGGCACATGGAGAAGCTGGTGCCGGCGATCGAGACCGCGCTGGCCGGCTGGGAGACCCGGATCTCGACCGCCAAGCTGAACGCCTTCCTGGGCGAGCTGGTCGCGGCCCACCCGCACCCGATCCGCGGTGGCAAGCAGCCGCGCATCCTCTTCGGCACCCAGGCCGGCACCAAGCCGCCGCGCTTCGTGCTCTTCGCCTCCGGCTTCCTGGAGGCGGGCTACCGGCGCTTCGTCGAGCGCCGGCTGCGCGAGGAGTTCGGCTTCGTCGGGACCCCGATCTCGATCTCGGTCCGGGTGCGCGAGAAGCGCAAGCGCAAGTAA
- the cmk gene encoding (d)CMP kinase, whose protein sequence is MDTADRAHAPVVVAIDGPSGSGKSTVSRAVAARLGLSFLDTGAMYRAMTWWMLANEIDVDDAEAVAIACSKPVIVSGTDADGPTITVDGVDVSGPIRGPEVTAKVSAVAAVPAVRSRLVELQRGCAEPAPRGIVAEGRDMGTVVFPDATAKIFLTASEAARAERRAAELRAKGVDEATITAMAADLGRRDAADSSRATAPLSQAADAVLVDTSDLTLDQVIDTIAELVEQRAGHLTAA, encoded by the coding sequence GTGGACACTGCCGACCGAGCGCATGCCCCGGTCGTCGTCGCCATCGACGGACCCTCCGGCTCCGGCAAGTCGACCGTCTCCCGTGCGGTGGCCGCCCGGCTCGGGCTGAGCTTCCTGGACACCGGCGCCATGTACCGGGCGATGACCTGGTGGATGCTGGCCAACGAGATCGACGTGGACGACGCCGAGGCGGTCGCCATCGCCTGCAGCAAGCCGGTGATCGTCTCCGGTACCGACGCCGACGGCCCGACCATCACGGTCGACGGGGTGGACGTCTCCGGGCCGATCCGCGGCCCCGAGGTGACCGCCAAGGTCAGTGCGGTGGCTGCGGTCCCGGCGGTCCGGTCCCGGCTGGTGGAGCTGCAGCGCGGCTGCGCCGAGCCGGCACCGCGCGGGATCGTCGCCGAGGGCCGCGACATGGGGACCGTGGTCTTCCCGGACGCCACGGCGAAGATCTTCCTCACCGCCTCAGAGGCGGCCCGGGCCGAGCGCCGGGCGGCCGAGCTGCGCGCCAAGGGCGTGGACGAGGCGACCATCACCGCGATGGCCGCCGACCTGGGACGGCGCGACGCCGCCGACTCGTCCCGGGCGACCGCGCCGCTGAGCCAGGCCGCGGACGCCGTGCTGGTCGACACCAGTGACCTGACGCTCGATCAGGTCATCGACACCATCGCCGAGTTGGTGGAGCAGCGGGCCGGTCACCTGACCGCCGCCTAA
- a CDS encoding prephenate dehydrogenase, with amino-acid sequence MRTVAVVGTGLIGTSAALALSARGITVYLEDADPDAARTAASLGAGSTEEPPGPVDLAVVAVPPALVGKVLADCQRRGLARCYTDVASVKSGPRAEVTALGLDTAHYIGGHPMAGREQSGPLAARADLFEGRPWVLTPTSDTDTETLNAALELVALCGAMPVVMDAAAHDRAVALVSHAPQLLSSLAAARLEHADDTAVRLAGQGVRDVTRIAASDPRMWLDILAANAGVVADILEELAGDLTSTVTALRALETGDAAARQAGSEGIEAVMRRGNLGQARIPGKHGAPPTRYETVVVAIGDQPGELGRLFREVARAGVNVEDVAIDHSAGRQVGLVQLSVTPSAVHQLTTSLHERGWDVRD; translated from the coding sequence ATGCGCACTGTCGCCGTCGTCGGCACCGGTCTGATCGGCACCTCCGCCGCGCTCGCGCTGTCCGCCCGGGGGATCACGGTCTATCTGGAGGACGCCGACCCGGACGCCGCCCGCACCGCCGCCTCGCTGGGCGCCGGCAGCACCGAGGAGCCGCCCGGCCCGGTCGACCTGGCGGTGGTCGCGGTCCCGCCCGCACTGGTCGGCAAGGTGCTGGCGGACTGTCAGCGGCGTGGCCTGGCCCGCTGCTACACCGACGTGGCCAGCGTGAAGTCCGGCCCGCGCGCCGAGGTGACCGCGCTCGGCCTGGACACCGCGCACTACATCGGCGGCCACCCGATGGCGGGCCGCGAGCAGTCCGGACCGCTGGCCGCCCGCGCCGACCTCTTCGAGGGCCGGCCCTGGGTGCTCACCCCCACCTCCGACACCGACACCGAGACGCTCAACGCGGCACTGGAGCTGGTCGCGCTCTGCGGCGCGATGCCCGTGGTGATGGACGCCGCCGCGCACGACCGCGCGGTCGCGCTGGTCTCGCACGCCCCCCAGCTGCTCTCCTCACTGGCCGCGGCCCGACTGGAGCACGCCGACGACACGGCGGTGCGCCTCGCCGGCCAGGGCGTGCGCGACGTGACCCGGATCGCCGCCTCGGACCCGCGGATGTGGCTGGACATCCTGGCCGCCAACGCCGGCGTGGTGGCCGACATCCTGGAGGAGCTGGCCGGCGACCTGACGAGCACGGTGACCGCGCTGCGCGCGCTGGAGACCGGCGACGCGGCGGCCCGCCAGGCGGGCAGCGAGGGCATCGAGGCCGTGATGCGCCGCGGCAACCTGGGCCAGGCCCGGATCCCCGGCAAGCACGGCGCGCCCCCCACCCGGTACGAGACCGTGGTGGTGGCGATCGGCGACCAGCCCGGCGAACTCGGCCGCCTGTTCCGCGAGGTCGCCCGCGCCGGGGTCAACGTGGAGGACGTGGCGATCGACCACTCGGCCGGCCGCCAGGTCGGCCTGGTCCAGCTCTCGGTCACCCCGAGCGCGGTTCACCAGCTGACGACCAGCCTGCACGAGCGCGGCTGGGACGTCCGGGACTGA